The DNA segment AGAGTATTTCTCATTTCTTAATTTTTTTGTGAGGATGTCTATAATCGCCTCTTTTGGAATCTGCTTTTTTTCGTAGAAGTTGAGGACTTCCTTGAAATCCGCATGCGTCAGCTTTTTTGTGTCAAGGCCGAATCGCGACTTTATTTCTTTTGGAGTCGCTATTAAGGTGTTGGCTATGAATAAGGGCTCCAATGATTTGAATTCTTTGAAATAGGACGGAAGGCTGATTTTTCTTTTTACTGCTTCTTCTGCAAATTCTTTCGGTATCCTGTAGGTTTCCTGGAGCTGTTTTATTTCATCTGATAAGAGATTTGGAAGCTTTGCCTCAAGCATCGATTCCGGTATCTTTATAGGCACAACATCTGTCTCTGGATATAATCTTGCGGCTCCCGGCAACGGCCTAAGGAAAGAGGTGGTAAAGCCAGGCTCTGCTTTTCTCACTTCGTTCTTTAGTGTTTTCCCCTGTTTTATTTCATTGAGCTGCCTCTGGATCTCCTGCTCGATAACTCTAGGGATAGACTTCAATTCCTGGAAGCCTTTTATCTCCGTCCTTGCGCCGCCTTTTATTGATACATTGACATCCTGCCTGATGGAGCCGATGCCGCGCTTCATCGAGCCAACGCTTCGGAGCATCATCCCAATTATTGAGGCTGCTTCTTTCACATGCTCAGGATCCTGCAATGAGGCATCGGTTGATATCTCAAGAAGCGCAACCCCTAAGCGGTCAAGGCGGTAGGTGACTGATTCTTCGTTTTGGTCAATTTTTTTTGCTGCCTCTTCCTCCAGGAGGAGGGTCGGTATCGCTACGTTCCCTTTCGCGGTTTCAACATACCCATTCCTTCCAATTAAGGCTGTGCGCTGGAAGCCTGTCGTGTTTGAGCCGTCAATGACTATTTTCCTCATGACCTGGATTTCGTCAACAATGGACATGTGAAGAAGGCGGGCCACGTTTACTGCGATTTCAAGCGCCTTCTGGTTTATGGTTTTTGGGGGTTCTTCATCAATTTCTATAAGACAAGAGCTTGTTGGCGCTGCTTCATAGACGTAATACTTCTTTTTTGCTTCTTCGTGCCTGGCAGCAATGTCAATTTCTCCTGTCTCTCCAACAACTGCCCGCAAATACCTTTTTATGCGAATTGAGGCCTTGTTTGGGTCATTGACTAAAGAGGGGCAGTCGCAGAAGAGCTTTTTTGTGTCAAGCTGCTGGTGGACTTCCAGGCCTGCTTTGAAGCCGAGGTCTTTGTAATTGAGCATAGAGGTAAAAGGTGGCGGTAGGTTTATAAGGTTTTTTATGCGAATTTTGCTTCTCGGAGCAGAGTAAAGAGATTATTGTTTAGCGATATTCCAAACTAGCTCATACCATGCCTGTGCATTTTTGGTCGCTCCTTCGGAGCAGTTCGCCTTGTGCGTATGTGAGCGAGGAGCGACATATCCTCCGATGGGACGACCCCCTTGTCGCTGTGACGTCTTTTGATAAAGAAGGCTCACGGATGATGTTGCCTTCATTTTCAGAGCCCAATTCTCCGAAAGGCTTAAATATTTGGGTATATACTGTATATACTATGCAAATAACCAGAACTGTCCAGCAGATCGGAAATGGGGCCCATGTCTACCTGCCGAAGGAGATGACTGGGAAGAAGGTAGTGGTAAGCCTTGCCAGGAAAAGCATGGAGGAGATTGAGACAGAAATCCTGATGATCCTGAAGAAGCATCTGAGGCATATTTCAGGGGTATACCTGTATGGGTCCTATGCGCGGGGAGAGGAGACTCCGGAGTCGGATATCGATGTGCTGGTGATCAGCGATGTTGATATCAAGAAGAGAGTTGGGGGATATGATATTATCTCTGCGTCTCAGGAGCAGGTAGAAAAGACGATTGAAAACAACGCTGTGCTTCTCCTGCCTATCCTGAAAGAAGCGAAGCCGATCCTCAATGAAGCGTGGTTGGACAGGCCCAGCAAGCAAAGATTGACAAAGAGGAATACACAATGGTATATTGAGACCACAGAGAGCTCTTTGAAGCTCGCTGAAGATTGGATCCGCGAAAGGGATACCAAGGTTATTGACTCGATTGTTTACCCTTTGATCATGAGATTGAGGGGATTGATACTCATTGGATCATTGCTACACGACAAAAAGTATTCTCATAAGCAGGTATTAGAGCACCTCATAAAAGGAGATATATCCCCTGATAAGGCAAATCAGCTGTATAGGATGTACAAGGAGCATAGGGATACTCGGCCCGTATCAAAAAATTCCTTGGACTATGATGATATTAGTATGCTGTATCGGGTTGTTTACAGGCATTTCTGCAGGATAAGATCGTTATGGGAAAAGCTAAGATAAGAAAGAAACTGGAGGGATATAAGAAACAATTGATAAAGCATATTTCCAAATTCAGGGAAGCTGAGGAAAGGGGGGGATGCGGGAAGCATGAACTATATGGCAAGAGAGATGAAGGATTACATGAAGAGGATGGACCTATTGAAATCAAGAATGAAGCCAAGGAAAAAGTTAATACAAAAATGAATCCGGCAGTATCCTCTCTGATATCTCTCCAGTGAGATTTGTCTTGAAAAGCTCTTTTACTTTTCCTGTGTCTTTTTCTCTGCTTAAGAGCCATCCTAACTTTACAAACGCAGTCTCAGGAGTCATGTCCTCTGCAAAGACGCAGCCTAAGCCGAGAGAGAGCTTTCTTAAGTTTGTGTAGACTAATGGGTGCGCCCTGCCATAAAGCGTTTGGGAGGCTATTGCCACGATGACACCTTTTTTTATGGCTTTTTCAAGTTGAGGGATGAATGATTTCGGTCCGTTGACAGGGATATGGCCAAGGGCTGTTGCAGAAAGCACAATTCCTTTATATCCTTTGGATACATAGTAGTCAATAATCGAGGGGTCAATTTCAGGATGGATCTGGATCAGGGCTGTTTTGGGATCAAACGATGCTTCCAAGGCTGCTTTTCCGTCGTTTCTTTTTTTATAGGAAGCGTTGACGATCCTAATTGATCCCTCTAATGGCACCTCTGCAAGAGGAAGCTCATTGATTGGGCGGAATGCATCTCTTCTTGAGGTGTGCATCTTTCTTGTTTTTGTTCCTCTGTTGAGGATGCAATGGGAATCGTTTGTCGTTCCATGAAGGCAGGTTGCAACTTCTGCGCCATCCCAAGAGGTTGCTGCCTTGACGCTGCAAATCAGATTCATGAATGCGTCTGAAGAACCTCTGTCAATGGAGCGCTGTGCTGCGGTGAAGATGACGGGTTTTGGGAGGCCCTGGAGGAAAAAGGAGAGGGCTGCTGTTGAATAATGCAGGGTATCTGTGCCGTGGGTAATGACAACTCCGTCTGCTCCTGCATCAAGCTCTTTCTTGACCTCCTTTGCAATCTCAATCCATTCCTTTGAGGCTATATCCTCGCTCATCATTGCCATGACTTTTCTTGCTTTGATGTTTGCAATCCCAGCAAGCTCAGGCAGCATCTGGACATAGTCTTCTGCGGTGTAGTCTGCGTACACTCCTCCTGTCCTGTAATCCACCTTAGAAGCAATCGTGCCTCCTGTTGAGAGAATGGAAACTGTGGGCAGGCCTTTGGTATGCCTGAGCTTTAGCTTTTTTTCCTTTGGCTTTTCATAAGGCTTAAGGACTTTGACCTTCTGGATCTTCTTCTTTTCTATGCAGATGTTGTATCCATTGTCAAGCTTGAGGACAAGGATGTCATCTCCCAAGAGCTCTGGCCTTTGGATGATGACTCCTTCGAGCGTCTCTTCAGAAGTTGTGATCTGGACAAGGTCTCCTGGGTTCATGGCTGCCAAGGAGGCTAAAGAACTTATAAACTTTTGTGTTTTTTAAAAAAAGTAGGATCTATGGTTAAACCTGCCATCCGAATTGGGCAAGTGGGTTGTCTGCATCATCCGCCCGGGATACCTCAAGGATAATGGTACGCCTGTTGAGGAAGCTTCCTCAATTGCGCGTTTTGAGATTTCTTCAGGAGAAATTCCATACTTCCCTGCAGTTTCATAGAATGCTGTGATCTCTGGCCGAGCCGCACCTGGCCCTTTCGCCGCAAGACAGGCAAATTCGTGGTCTTTAAGCTGTTTGAGTATGGCAAATCTCACTTTTGACTTATGGAATTCATCCAACCCTTCAAAGCGCAAAGCTTTGTTGAGCCCATTCGAACTTGTAATAAGATTCTCCAGGAGGCTGATATTCGGCTGTTCTGCCGCTTGATTAATTGATTCCAGATTCTGTATGAATCTCGTGAAGTAAGTGGTTCCAACCCAACCATCAACACGGCTGTTGCTCGGAAAGTACACAGCTGACTGGAGCCCTGGCCCGTACAGCATGAAGATTTCCCGGCTCATTTCTGCATCATCCCATATAACTTGGCTTTTCCTCTTTCATCTGCTTTGCCTGAGCAGAGCGGAAATGCTCCTGGATCTCATGATAGGCCTTTTCAATCTCCTTGGTCACTGAAGGCTTTACCCTGCTGATGGCCTGCTCAAAGTGATATTGCGTGACTATTTTTGACTTGATATCTTCGCGGAGCGCAACGATGGCTGCTTCGCGGCAGATGGCTTCGATGTCTGCTCCGACATAGCCTTCTGTCAGGCTGACGAGGCGATCCAGATCAACATTGGAGAGCGGCATCTTTGATGTGTGGACCTTGAATACCTCCAGGCGAGCCAGGGCATCGGGGGAGGGGGTCAGGATGATCCGGTCAAACCTGCCTGGCCTGAGGAGCGCAGTATCCAGCATATCGGGCCTGTTTGTGGCAGCGATAACAACCACTTCATTAAGTTCGTCCAGGCCATCCATTTCTGTGAGCAGCTGGTTTACCACGCGCTCAGTAACATGAGAGTCTGAAGATGCTCCCCGTACAGGGGCAATAGCATCAATCTCGTCAAAAAAGATGATAGTAGGAGAGGTCTGCCGCGCCTTTTGGAATATTTTTCTAATGCCTTTCTCTGATTCACCTACCCACTTTGACAGCATTTCGGGGCCTTTTACAAGGATAAAATTCGCTTCAGATTCTGTGGCGACTGCTTTTGCCAGGAGTGTTTTCCCGGTTCCAGGAGGGCCGTAGAGGAGAATTCCTTTTGGAGGGCTGACACCAAGCGCCCTGAATGCTTCAGGAGTCTTGAGCGGCCATTCCACTGCCTCCTTGAGCTGCTGCTTGACTTCCTCCAAGCCCCCAATCTGGGCCCATTTGATATTGGGAATTTCAACCAAGACTTCGCGCATTGCAGAGGGCCTGACAACCTTCAGTGCTTCCTGGAAGTCCCTCTTGGTAATCCTGAGCTTCTCGAGCATCTCCGAGGGGATTGCCTCATCATCCTTCAGTTTAAGCTCCGGAAGAAGTCTCCTCAGGACAATCATGGCCGCCTCTTTTGCCAATGCGCTCAGGTCAGCCCCCACAAAGCCGTGCGTAACGGCTGCCATGTCCTTCAGAAGTACGTCCTTTGCCAGGGGCATGTTCCTGGTATGGATTTTGAGGATTGTGTGCCTTCCCTTCTGCTTTGGCACGCCAATCTCAATCTCGCGGTCAAACCTGCCGGGGCGGCGCAGCGCAGGATCGAGAGAGTTGGGGATATTGGAGGCTGCAATCACAACAACCTTCCCCCTGGATTTCAACCCATCCATTAAGGCGAGAAGCTGGGCAACCACGCGGCGCTCAACCTCTCCGTGCGTGTCCTCTCTTTTGGAGGCAATTGCATCGATTTCGTCAATGAAGATTATAGATGGGGCATTTTTTTCAGCATCTTCAAATTTTTTCCTGAGATTTTCTTCGCTCTGGCCGTAATATTTTGACATGATCTCGGGACCATTGATCAGGATAAAGTTCGCATTGGTCTCATTCGCGACTGCCTTTGCCAGCAGCGTCTTCCCGGTTCCGGGCGGACCGTGCAAGAGAACTCCCTTTGGGGCCTCAATGCCCAGGCGCTCGAAGAGCTCAGGATGTTTGAGGGGAAGCTCGACCATCTCACGGACTTTTGCCAGCTCTTCATCCAGGCCGCCAATATCCTCGTAGGTCACTTCAGGGATCTTTTCCTCAGTGACCTCGACCGCCTCAGGGTTAAACACAATCTCCGTGAGCTCTGAGATGATGACTGGCTGCTTGGGCTGGGTATCCACGACGATGAATTTCAGGTCGCCGAATCCAAAGCCCATAAATTCCTCATCAAGCATTCCAAAAACATCTTCGAAGAATCTGGAGTCTGACATCGTGGTCCTTCTCCTCCTTGTTCCGCCCAGAGAGATGATATCTCCCTTCACAGTGGCGCGGCCGAGCAGACCCTGCTTGAAATAAGAGGGAGAAGTCCGGACAATGATCCCTTTCTTTGCCGGGGCAATCGTGACCTTTTTTGCCTCCTTGACCTGGGCCTTGGTGATCTTGACCTGCTCGCCAATCCCTGTCCTGGAATTTCTCCTTGTAATGCCATCCATGCGGATGATGCTCAAGCCTATATCCCCAGGATATGCCCTGTCCACTATCGCAACAGTCTTTCGCTCTCCTTCAAGCTGGACAATATCTCCAGGCCGGGCTCCCAGCGTCTTCATATGGGTTGAATCTATCCTGATAATGCCCTTGTTGACGTCGTCTTGAACCGCTTCTGCAACTTTGAGCTTGATTTCAGTCATGCGGAAGAGTGATGCTTTGGATTTTATAA comes from the Candidatus Nanoarchaeia archaeon genome and includes:
- a CDS encoding DUF2080 family transposase-associated protein; translated protein: MQITRTVQQIGNGAHVYLPKEMTGKKVVVSLARKSMEEIETEILMILKKHLRHISGVYLYGSYARGEETPESDIDVLVISDVDIKKRVGGYDIISASQEQVEKTIENNAVLLLPILKEAKPILNEAWLDRPSKQRLTKRNTQWYIETTESSLKLAEDWIRERDTKVIDSIVYPLIMRLRGLILIGSLLHDKKYSHKQVLEHLIKGDISPDKANQLYRMYKEHRDTRPVSKNSLDYDDISMLYRVVYRHFCRIRSLWEKLR
- the gatE gene encoding Glu-tRNA(Gln) amidotransferase subunit GatE, which codes for MLNYKDLGFKAGLEVHQQLDTKKLFCDCPSLVNDPNKASIRIKRYLRAVVGETGEIDIAARHEEAKKKYYVYEAAPTSSCLIEIDEEPPKTINQKALEIAVNVARLLHMSIVDEIQVMRKIVIDGSNTTGFQRTALIGRNGYVETAKGNVAIPTLLLEEEAAKKIDQNEESVTYRLDRLGVALLEISTDASLQDPEHVKEAASIIGMMLRSVGSMKRGIGSIRQDVNVSIKGGARTEIKGFQELKSIPRVIEQEIQRQLNEIKQGKTLKNEVRKAEPGFTTSFLRPLPGAARLYPETDVVPIKIPESMLEAKLPNLLSDEIKQLQETYRIPKEFAEEAVKRKISLPSYFKEFKSLEPLFIANTLIATPKEIKSRFGLDTKKLTHADFKEVLNFYEKKQIPKEAIIDILTKKLRNEKYSLTEFKTVSDAEIEKAIKLIIDENKGASLGALMGIAMKRFRGKVEGKKVSEILQKLLN
- the gatD gene encoding Glu-tRNA(Gln) amidotransferase subunit GatD, whose protein sequence is MNPGDLVQITTSEETLEGVIIQRPELLGDDILVLKLDNGYNICIEKKKIQKVKVLKPYEKPKEKKLKLRHTKGLPTVSILSTGGTIASKVDYRTGGVYADYTAEDYVQMLPELAGIANIKARKVMAMMSEDIASKEWIEIAKEVKKELDAGADGVVITHGTDTLHYSTAALSFFLQGLPKPVIFTAAQRSIDRGSSDAFMNLICSVKAATSWDGAEVATCLHGTTNDSHCILNRGTKTRKMHTSRRDAFRPINELPLAEVPLEGSIRIVNASYKKRNDGKAALEASFDPKTALIQIHPEIDPSIIDYYVSKGYKGIVLSATALGHIPVNGPKSFIPQLEKAIKKGVIVAIASQTLYGRAHPLVYTNLRKLSLGLGCVFAEDMTPETAFVKLGWLLSREKDTGKVKELFKTNLTGEISERILPDSFLY
- a CDS encoding CDC48 family AAA ATPase, translated to MTEIKLKVAEAVQDDVNKGIIRIDSTHMKTLGARPGDIVQLEGERKTVAIVDRAYPGDIGLSIIRMDGITRRNSRTGIGEQVKITKAQVKEAKKVTIAPAKKGIIVRTSPSYFKQGLLGRATVKGDIISLGGTRRRRTTMSDSRFFEDVFGMLDEEFMGFGFGDLKFIVVDTQPKQPVIISELTEIVFNPEAVEVTEEKIPEVTYEDIGGLDEELAKVREMVELPLKHPELFERLGIEAPKGVLLHGPPGTGKTLLAKAVANETNANFILINGPEIMSKYYGQSEENLRKKFEDAEKNAPSIIFIDEIDAIASKREDTHGEVERRVVAQLLALMDGLKSRGKVVVIAASNIPNSLDPALRRPGRFDREIEIGVPKQKGRHTILKIHTRNMPLAKDVLLKDMAAVTHGFVGADLSALAKEAAMIVLRRLLPELKLKDDEAIPSEMLEKLRITKRDFQEALKVVRPSAMREVLVEIPNIKWAQIGGLEEVKQQLKEAVEWPLKTPEAFRALGVSPPKGILLYGPPGTGKTLLAKAVATESEANFILVKGPEMLSKWVGESEKGIRKIFQKARQTSPTIIFFDEIDAIAPVRGASSDSHVTERVVNQLLTEMDGLDELNEVVVIAATNRPDMLDTALLRPGRFDRIILTPSPDALARLEVFKVHTSKMPLSNVDLDRLVSLTEGYVGADIEAICREAAIVALREDIKSKIVTQYHFEQAISRVKPSVTKEIEKAYHEIQEHFRSAQAKQMKEEKPSYMG